The following proteins are co-located in the Bacillus pumilus genome:
- a CDS encoding NAD(P)H-dependent oxidoreductase — translation MNHLIIFAHPQQSLNQTLLDLVVSTLLNNGHDVTVRDVYALGFQPELTIAEKAAIKRGDVPIAIQTEQMLIQQADVLTFIFPIWWTGLPAMLKGYVERVFSEGFAYQVNEHGAIENLLRDKKGVIINTHDAPRTFLDSNMIVPPSHHMTTDTEVFSFIGVEPVERLLFSSMDQASADYIHEILQETKETVDQLFPPAV, via the coding sequence ATGAACCATCTAATTATATTTGCTCATCCCCAGCAAAGCTTAAATCAAACGCTATTAGATCTTGTTGTGAGCACTCTTTTGAACAATGGTCATGATGTGACTGTTCGTGATGTCTATGCCCTCGGCTTTCAGCCAGAGCTCACCATAGCCGAAAAGGCTGCGATCAAACGCGGTGATGTGCCGATCGCCATTCAAACAGAGCAGATGCTTATTCAACAAGCGGATGTCCTGACGTTTATTTTTCCGATATGGTGGACAGGCTTGCCGGCTATGCTAAAGGGCTATGTGGAGCGCGTCTTTTCGGAGGGATTTGCTTATCAGGTAAATGAGCACGGGGCTATTGAAAATCTTCTTCGGGACAAAAAAGGTGTTATTATCAACACACACGATGCCCCAAGGACCTTTCTTGATTCCAATATGATCGTTCCCCCTTCCCATCACATGACAACTGATACAGAAGTCTTCAGTTTTATCGGTGTTGAGCCTGTCGAACGGCTTTTATTTAGCAGCATGGATCAAGCATCTGCTGATTATATCCACGAAATCCTCCAGGAAACGAAAGAAACAGTGGATCAACTCTTCCCGCCAGCTGTTTAA
- a CDS encoding YcnI family copper-binding membrane protein: MKKYVKALLPMLLASFLLAIPVSAHVTVKPDTSTTNAWETYTLKVPSESDSPTTKVVITMPKGVEFQQYEPVPGWKTTTEEKDGKVTRVTWEATGDGVLAGQFQQFVFVAKNPEKAGEAAWDAYQYYKDGTVVEWTGDQDADKPHSITNIVASNTVTDSHGQEKPKEEKASETASTSSSPLVLGLSIAALVVALIALGLAFRKK; this comes from the coding sequence ATGAAAAAATACGTTAAAGCTTTATTACCAATGCTTCTCGCTTCATTTTTACTGGCGATTCCTGTGAGTGCGCACGTGACAGTCAAACCTGATACGTCTACGACAAACGCTTGGGAAACTTATACGTTAAAAGTACCTTCTGAAAGTGACAGCCCGACAACAAAGGTTGTCATCACAATGCCTAAAGGCGTAGAGTTCCAACAATACGAGCCAGTACCTGGCTGGAAAACAACAACTGAAGAGAAAGATGGCAAGGTGACAAGAGTCACTTGGGAAGCAACGGGTGATGGTGTACTTGCTGGACAGTTCCAACAATTCGTTTTTGTGGCAAAAAATCCTGAAAAAGCAGGTGAAGCTGCATGGGATGCGTATCAATATTATAAAGATGGAACGGTCGTTGAATGGACTGGCGATCAAGACGCTGATAAACCTCATTCCATCACAAACATTGTTGCATCTAATACCGTAACGGATTCACATGGTCAAGAAAAACCAAAAGAAGAAAAAGCGTCTGAAACAGCGTCCACTTCTTCCTCACCACTTGTCCTTGGCCTGTCCATTGCCGCTCTAGTCGTAGCACTTATTGCACTTGGTCTTGCTTTTAGAAAGAAATAA
- a CDS encoding copper resistance CopC/CopD family protein yields MFKNSKWLLLLMVMFAFFIPKEAFAHAYVVSSNPAANEELDQQPPSVSITFSEGIESGFHAIKVFNAKGDRVDKGDTVIQDQKIMEAALKKDLPKGIYTIQWNAVSADGHSVSGMIPFSIGKADGGFDQLDQGQSNESIDMASTIDKAFLYTSFSLFLGTILFGLFWFKAAISHVLAKRMKRLLTLSLIMMGGALVFQLPIQTKSAADVSFWGAFHPSLLQETIASTSGGSLWMMLMASFVLLAIWTIVAMKKGNFTAFRVWLFPLLIFTVLLWLKAQIGHPAATDNKILTTSLDFIHLVSASIWVGGLTAIVLLLMKKLPDEDQPLIRRTLTAFHPWALLSVGLIVFSGFVNAIFILQSFDALFQSAYGRTFLIKLGLFIIMGLLGLVHYLMLRWEKKQKRHVSLRAEWIIGIAILLLTAVFTNIPSPPPPAPEPFFGANQVEHRDIVSLSITPNAPGKNTFEVAFTKKDGQTITDIQSVTANIHKVALFGDESPSEFQLKRLKNGHFSAENLLLNEKGTWKIDIHALTGSFEKIDTTFIRRN; encoded by the coding sequence TTGTTTAAAAATAGTAAGTGGCTTCTGCTTCTTATGGTCATGTTCGCTTTTTTCATTCCAAAGGAAGCATTTGCTCACGCATACGTCGTGAGCTCGAACCCAGCGGCAAATGAAGAGCTGGATCAGCAGCCTCCTTCAGTCTCGATCACATTTAGTGAAGGAATCGAAAGCGGATTTCATGCCATTAAGGTGTTCAATGCAAAGGGTGATCGTGTGGATAAGGGAGATACGGTCATTCAAGATCAAAAGATCATGGAAGCTGCATTAAAAAAGGATTTACCAAAAGGGATTTACACCATTCAGTGGAATGCGGTATCTGCGGATGGACACTCTGTCTCTGGCATGATCCCGTTTAGTATTGGAAAAGCGGATGGAGGATTTGACCAATTAGATCAAGGTCAATCGAATGAATCAATCGATATGGCTTCGACCATTGACAAAGCCTTTCTTTATACGTCGTTCAGCTTATTCCTCGGAACCATTTTGTTTGGACTGTTTTGGTTTAAAGCAGCCATTTCACACGTATTAGCTAAACGAATGAAGCGGCTTCTGACATTGTCACTTATCATGATGGGCGGAGCACTCGTGTTCCAGCTGCCGATTCAAACAAAATCAGCAGCAGACGTTTCCTTTTGGGGGGCGTTTCACCCATCGCTTTTACAAGAAACCATTGCGTCTACTTCTGGTGGGAGTCTGTGGATGATGCTCATGGCATCGTTTGTTCTTCTTGCCATTTGGACCATTGTGGCGATGAAAAAAGGGAACTTCACTGCTTTTCGGGTATGGCTGTTCCCGCTGCTCATTTTCACGGTGCTCCTTTGGCTGAAAGCACAAATCGGTCATCCAGCAGCAACAGATAATAAAATACTGACAACGTCACTTGATTTCATCCATCTCGTCTCTGCATCCATTTGGGTCGGTGGTTTAACAGCCATTGTCCTTCTGTTAATGAAGAAGCTGCCAGATGAAGATCAGCCGCTCATACGCAGGACACTGACAGCCTTTCATCCGTGGGCACTGCTTTCTGTTGGACTCATTGTGTTTTCAGGATTTGTGAATGCCATCTTTATTTTGCAATCGTTTGATGCCCTTTTCCAATCAGCGTACGGACGAACCTTTTTAATCAAGCTTGGTTTATTTATCATCATGGGCCTCCTTGGACTTGTCCACTACTTGATGCTGAGATGGGAAAAGAAGCAGAAGCGCCATGTTTCCTTACGGGCAGAATGGATCATTGGGATCGCTATTTTGTTATTAACGGCTGTGTTCACCAATATTCCAAGCCCTCCGCCGCCTGCACCTGAGCCATTCTTTGGAGCAAATCAGGTCGAGCATCGTGACATTGTGTCCTTGAGCATTACCCCGAATGCCCCTGGGAAAAATACATTTGAGGTGGCATTTACAAAGAAGGATGGACAAACGATCACTGACATTCAATCTGTGACAGCCAATATCCATAAAGTTGCCTTGTTCGGTGATGAGTCCCCGAGTGAATTTCAGCTGAAACGATTAAAAAATGGACATTTCTCTGCTGAAAATCTCTTATTAAATGAAAAAGGCACTTGGAAAATTGACATCCATGCGTTGACTGGTTCTTTTGAAAAGATCGATACCACATTTATTAGAAGAAACTAA
- a CDS encoding PTS mannitol transporter subunit IICB, which translates to MQEKSGFRVKVQRFGSYLSGMIMPNIGAFIAWGLITALFIPSGYFPNEQLNTLVGPMINYLLPLLIGYTGGKLVYDHRGGVLGATATIGVIVGSDIPMFLGAMIMGPLGGYLIKKIDQLFKDRIRSGFEMLVNNFTAGILGAILVAIAFYAIGPVVLGLNKALAAGVDVIVNAHLLPLASIFIEPAKVLFLNNAINQGILGPLGVEQAAKTGQSVLFLLETNPGPGLGVLLAYMFFGRGNAKQSAPGAIVIQFLGGIHEIYFPYILMKPKLILAVIAGGASGVLTFTLLNAGLKAVPSPGSIIALMLMSPKGGHLAVLAGVVVATVVSFLVASVILKASKAVDEDLTAATEKMQDMKGKKSAAAAALTAQKEGAEANEQSASPSDVNPDDVNKIIFACDAGMGSSAMGASILKNKVKKAELDIDVTNTSISNIPNDADVVFTHKDLTDRAKAKLPGAVHISVDNFLNSPKYDELIEKLKK; encoded by the coding sequence ATGCAGGAAAAAAGCGGATTCCGCGTAAAAGTACAGCGCTTTGGAAGCTATTTAAGCGGTATGATTATGCCGAATATTGGAGCGTTTATCGCTTGGGGACTTATTACAGCTTTGTTCATTCCGAGCGGTTATTTTCCAAATGAACAATTAAATACACTCGTTGGACCAATGATCAACTACTTACTGCCGCTATTAATCGGTTACACAGGCGGTAAGCTCGTATATGACCACCGAGGCGGGGTACTCGGTGCAACCGCTACGATTGGGGTCATTGTCGGTTCGGACATCCCAATGTTTTTAGGTGCCATGATTATGGGACCACTTGGTGGTTATCTGATTAAGAAAATTGATCAGCTGTTCAAAGATCGTATCAGATCAGGCTTTGAAATGCTTGTGAATAACTTCACGGCAGGTATTCTAGGTGCCATTCTTGTCGCAATTGCTTTCTACGCAATCGGCCCAGTGGTACTAGGCCTTAATAAAGCTCTTGCGGCAGGTGTAGACGTCATTGTCAATGCACACTTGCTTCCGCTGGCGAGTATTTTCATTGAACCGGCTAAAGTATTGTTCTTAAACAATGCGATTAACCAAGGAATTTTAGGTCCTTTAGGAGTCGAGCAAGCGGCGAAGACGGGTCAGTCCGTTCTGTTCTTACTTGAAACAAACCCAGGACCAGGTTTAGGTGTTCTACTTGCATACATGTTCTTCGGAAGAGGGAATGCAAAGCAGTCTGCACCGGGTGCGATTGTCATTCAATTTTTAGGAGGAATTCATGAGATTTACTTCCCGTACATCTTAATGAAACCAAAGCTCATTTTGGCGGTGATTGCAGGGGGAGCGAGCGGCGTTTTGACCTTTACCTTGTTAAATGCAGGTTTAAAGGCTGTGCCGTCACCAGGAAGTATTATCGCTCTTATGCTGATGTCACCAAAAGGCGGACATCTTGCTGTTCTAGCAGGTGTTGTCGTGGCAACCGTTGTCTCATTCCTTGTCGCTTCTGTGATTTTAAAAGCTTCAAAAGCAGTTGACGAAGACTTAACAGCAGCAACAGAAAAAATGCAGGACATGAAAGGGAAGAAGAGCGCAGCCGCCGCTGCCCTTACAGCACAAAAAGAAGGTGCTGAAGCAAATGAGCAATCAGCATCTCCGAGTGATGTCAATCCAGATGACGTGAACAAAATTATCTTTGCCTGCGATGCAGGAATGGGCTCAAGTGCGATGGGCGCATCCATCTTAAAGAACAAAGTCAAAAAGGCAGAGCTTGATATTGACGTGACAAACACATCTATCAGCAACATTCCAAATGATGCCGATGTGGTCTTTACTCATAAAGATTTAACAGACAGAGCCAAGGCAAAGCTGCCAGGAGCTGTGCATATCTCAGTTGATAATTTCTTAAACAGCCCGAAATACGATGAGCTGATTGAGAAATTGAAAAAATAA
- a CDS encoding PTS sugar transporter subunit IIA, with amino-acid sequence MKQVLSKDNIFLNEQAGSKEEAIKKAGEVLVANGYVTSDYVDKMFEREKISSTFMGNGIAIPHGTEDAKAAVLHSGISIIQIPDGVEYGEGNIAKVVFGIAGKNNEHLDILSQIAIVCSEEENVERIIHAKDQDELIAIFNEVN; translated from the coding sequence ATGAAACAAGTACTTTCAAAAGACAATATTTTTCTAAACGAACAAGCAGGCTCTAAAGAAGAAGCCATTAAAAAAGCAGGCGAAGTCCTAGTGGCTAACGGCTATGTCACAAGCGATTATGTCGACAAAATGTTTGAAAGAGAAAAGATCTCTTCTACATTTATGGGGAACGGGATTGCGATTCCTCATGGAACAGAGGATGCCAAAGCCGCTGTCCTTCATTCAGGGATTTCAATCATCCAAATTCCAGATGGCGTTGAATATGGAGAAGGAAATATCGCCAAAGTCGTATTTGGCATCGCTGGTAAAAACAACGAGCATCTCGATATTCTTTCTCAAATTGCGATTGTTTGTTCAGAAGAAGAAAATGTAGAACGCATCATCCATGCAAAGGATCAGGATGAACTGATCGCCATCTTTAACGAGGTGAACTAA
- a CDS encoding mannitol-1-phosphate 5-dehydrogenase, protein MKALHFGAGNIGRGFIGSLLKTSGFELVFTDVNEAVIHELNERGEYTVELAAPGQKQEVVGPVSAINSVQNPAALTEAVATADLITTAVGPAVLKIIASSIADGLKQKKPDHIVNIVACENMIGGSSHLKEAVFSHLTADEEKALSRTVGFPNSAVDRIVPIQQHEDILKVSVEPFFEWVIDETGFIGGVPQIDGATFVQDLTPYIERKLFTVNTGHALAAYVGYQQGVQTIKEAVDTPEIRQVVEGALHETGSYLIDTYGFQKEEHDAYIQKIIKRFENAFISDEVTRVARSPLRKLGADDRLIGPAKKIKQPVYLIKGIAAALAYDFAADEEAVRLQALRKEKGIEGVLEEVCGLTPTDDLYQAILKEIAR, encoded by the coding sequence ATGAAGGCCCTTCATTTTGGAGCAGGAAATATTGGCAGAGGGTTTATTGGATCTTTGTTAAAAACATCAGGCTTTGAGCTTGTGTTTACCGATGTAAATGAAGCGGTGATCCACGAGCTGAATGAAAGAGGAGAATACACAGTCGAGCTTGCAGCACCAGGTCAGAAGCAAGAAGTAGTAGGTCCTGTTTCAGCGATCAATTCCGTGCAAAATCCAGCGGCATTAACAGAGGCCGTTGCAACAGCAGATTTGATTACAACAGCTGTTGGACCAGCCGTATTGAAAATCATTGCTTCATCTATTGCTGATGGATTAAAACAAAAAAAGCCTGACCATATCGTCAACATTGTTGCGTGTGAAAATATGATTGGGGGCAGCTCTCATTTAAAAGAAGCCGTCTTCTCTCATTTAACAGCAGATGAAGAAAAAGCGCTGTCACGTACAGTTGGTTTTCCAAACTCAGCCGTTGACCGCATTGTTCCTATTCAGCAGCATGAGGACATTTTGAAAGTATCAGTCGAACCATTTTTCGAGTGGGTCATTGATGAGACGGGCTTTATTGGAGGTGTTCCTCAGATTGACGGAGCGACCTTTGTACAAGATTTGACGCCGTATATTGAGCGCAAACTCTTTACTGTCAACACAGGGCATGCACTAGCTGCTTATGTCGGGTATCAGCAAGGCGTTCAAACGATTAAAGAAGCCGTCGATACACCAGAGATTCGCCAAGTGGTTGAAGGTGCACTTCACGAAACGGGCAGCTATTTAATTGACACATATGGCTTTCAAAAAGAAGAACATGATGCGTATATACAAAAAATCATCAAACGATTTGAAAATGCCTTTATTTCCGACGAAGTGACTCGTGTCGCACGTTCCCCGCTTAGAAAGCTGGGGGCAGATGACCGCTTAATTGGTCCAGCGAAGAAGATCAAACAGCCAGTTTATTTAATCAAAGGCATTGCCGCAGCTTTGGCTTACGACTTTGCCGCAGACGAAGAAGCGGTTCGTTTGCAGGCATTAAGAAAAGAAAAAGGCATTGAAGGTGTGCTAGAAGAAGTATGTGGCCTCACGCCAACAGACGATCTCTATCAAGCCATTCTTAAAGAAATAGCTCGATAA
- a CDS encoding methyl-accepting chemotaxis protein, translating into MKRKMFSSRNVFFQLMSAIIVITILTGGLVGTTGYLLAKNVLIDAGKADLKHIVSGAMATLEQLNDRVEKKELTLEQAQEQARIYLSGPKNDNGKGYQFQKSDFIYKNKGYLVAYGADYSSQVHPVNDIGVIPDNTTNRQKMVAGATAKGEDAHYVTYLDKDDATGEEKQKLAYMSQFTPWNWSVGIAVFQDEFYKELEQMKLYMILITAGVALLSLGVFYLAARGKVRLLKQVTAASKEIAAGNIERTNLKETTDEIGQLAKGFNHMSGELRTLVSGLQETSSQLVESATDLSAISEETSASSEEIGRAIGDISTGTLHQASDLDAANQQMTQYNQSIENVKEQSDQIKRISDQSNQSSQQGQQIVQQLKQSNEQSIQASQGIRAGIEQLSTKVQDISQITDTIESISNETNLLALNASIEAARAGEHGKGFSVVASEVRNLAEQTKQSAVQIQQMIQGIKEETTATAGMMSNTMDRFAELDEAVHATEHEFNAISTSISQTIVETNAMTKELNALLEQNDLITKAMHGAAHISQENAAAIEEITASTDEQVTAISNVAKAAERLNELSMRLNQDIARYRL; encoded by the coding sequence ATGAAAAGGAAAATGTTTTCGTCAAGAAATGTCTTTTTTCAATTAATGTCTGCCATTATCGTGATCACGATCTTAACCGGCGGACTTGTTGGAACAACGGGATATTTGTTAGCGAAAAATGTCTTAATTGATGCGGGGAAAGCAGATTTAAAGCACATCGTCAGCGGAGCGATGGCCACACTTGAACAGTTGAATGACCGTGTGGAGAAAAAAGAACTGACGCTTGAACAGGCGCAGGAACAAGCCCGCATTTACTTAAGCGGGCCTAAAAACGACAACGGGAAAGGATACCAATTTCAAAAATCGGATTTTATCTATAAAAATAAAGGCTATCTCGTCGCATATGGAGCGGATTATTCATCACAAGTCCATCCTGTCAACGACATTGGCGTCATCCCGGATAATACGACCAATCGTCAAAAAATGGTCGCTGGAGCCACAGCAAAAGGCGAGGATGCACACTATGTGACCTATTTAGATAAGGACGATGCAACTGGGGAAGAAAAACAAAAGCTTGCTTATATGAGCCAGTTCACGCCGTGGAATTGGAGTGTAGGCATCGCCGTCTTCCAGGACGAATTTTATAAAGAATTAGAGCAGATGAAGCTCTATATGATTCTCATTACAGCGGGTGTTGCTCTCCTGAGTCTTGGGGTCTTTTATTTGGCCGCGCGAGGAAAAGTCAGGCTGCTTAAGCAAGTCACCGCAGCTTCAAAAGAAATTGCGGCGGGAAATATAGAACGCACGAACTTAAAGGAAACAACGGATGAAATCGGACAGCTGGCAAAAGGCTTTAACCATATGTCAGGAGAGCTTAGAACACTTGTGAGCGGTTTACAGGAAACGAGCAGCCAGCTTGTTGAATCAGCGACAGATTTATCGGCGATATCTGAAGAAACCTCAGCCAGCAGTGAAGAGATTGGTCGAGCCATTGGCGACATATCGACCGGAACGCTTCATCAGGCATCTGACCTTGATGCAGCCAATCAACAAATGACCCAGTACAATCAATCCATCGAAAACGTCAAAGAACAAAGCGATCAAATTAAACGAATTTCTGACCAATCGAATCAATCATCACAGCAGGGCCAGCAAATTGTTCAGCAATTAAAACAATCAAATGAACAATCCATACAGGCATCTCAAGGCATTAGAGCAGGCATCGAGCAGTTAAGTACAAAAGTACAGGATATCTCTCAAATCACAGATACGATTGAAAGCATTTCAAATGAAACCAACTTACTTGCACTGAATGCGAGCATTGAGGCAGCCCGCGCAGGAGAGCATGGCAAAGGCTTCTCGGTTGTGGCGAGCGAAGTACGGAATTTAGCTGAGCAGACAAAACAATCAGCGGTTCAAATTCAGCAAATGATTCAAGGCATTAAAGAAGAAACGACTGCAACAGCCGGCATGATGTCCAACACAATGGATCGTTTTGCAGAGTTAGATGAGGCGGTACACGCAACAGAACATGAATTCAATGCCATCTCTACGTCGATTTCACAAACCATTGTCGAAACAAATGCGATGACAAAAGAGCTGAACGCACTGCTGGAGCAAAACGATCTCATCACAAAAGCGATGCATGGAGCGGCACATATTTCTCAAGAAAATGCTGCTGCTATTGAAGAAATCACAGCATCTACAGATGAACAAGTGACAGCCATCTCCAATGTGGCCAAGGCAGCAGAAAGACTCAATGAGCTGAGTATGCGATTGAATCAGGATATTGCACGTTATCGTCTATAA
- a CDS encoding RidA family protein has product MEKITRKNPECMPKPVGNYSHITRVPKGAGLFVTSGQVGTDMDGQIPSSLNDQVTNTFENIKKVLESEGLNEEHVIKVNIWATEEIDWDHLYPQWDTIFKTAYPSMTVAYVSALGWPELKIEIELWCADI; this is encoded by the coding sequence ATGGAAAAAATCACGAGGAAAAACCCAGAATGTATGCCGAAACCAGTGGGCAATTATAGTCATATCACAAGAGTGCCAAAGGGTGCGGGGTTATTTGTTACATCGGGTCAAGTAGGAACAGATATGGATGGGCAGATACCATCAAGCTTAAACGACCAAGTAACAAATACATTTGAAAATATTAAAAAAGTCCTTGAATCAGAAGGACTGAATGAAGAGCATGTGATTAAGGTCAATATATGGGCAACAGAAGAAATCGACTGGGATCATCTATATCCTCAGTGGGATACGATCTTTAAAACAGCTTACCCATCAATGACGGTTGCTTATGTATCAGCTTTAGGATGGCCTGAGCTGAAAATTGAAATTGAACTATGGTGCGCCGATATTTGA
- a CDS encoding DUF2651 family protein → MAVFVLLIVFGFPIISVLIGILGTLLLKKVWMPTLIVLLASVILMFTYIGGDESFLIWVMIYTVFTFLAGLITKRIKAVS, encoded by the coding sequence ATGGCTGTCTTTGTGTTATTGATTGTATTTGGCTTTCCCATCATCTCCGTGCTGATTGGTATTCTCGGCACGCTGCTTTTGAAGAAGGTTTGGATGCCAACTTTGATTGTGTTGTTAGCAAGTGTCATCCTGATGTTCACCTATATTGGCGGGGATGAATCCTTTCTCATTTGGGTCATGATCTACACAGTCTTTACGTTTCTCGCTGGATTGATCACAAAGCGAATCAAAGCTGTTTCATAA
- a CDS encoding DUF5316 family protein, with the protein MRKKHAFFAGVCSMIVICSAAIILQHYEWIGFVSGGIAIIGIVVSGFLMGAWTNGEETRAAYHSETKELRMWRLDTAFLFMIFALPHMAAAVLYVLM; encoded by the coding sequence ATGAGAAAAAAACATGCTTTTTTCGCCGGTGTTTGCTCAATGATTGTGATTTGCAGTGCCGCTATCATTCTACAGCACTATGAGTGGATTGGGTTTGTCAGTGGTGGGATCGCTATTATTGGGATCGTTGTGTCTGGATTTTTAATGGGTGCATGGACAAACGGGGAAGAAACACGAGCAGCCTATCACTCTGAAACAAAAGAGCTCCGCATGTGGCGTCTTGATACGGCTTTTCTTTTTATGATCTTTGCACTTCCACATATGGCTGCGGCAGTCTTATATGTTTTGATGTAA
- a CDS encoding VOC family protein, producing MKMKYTILYVNDVEASIHFYQHVLGFPIKLRVESYVEFDTGEVTLSINSRQDVKDALGLPVPEANSSSQTFEIGFVVDDVDQAIASMKEKGVPIVKEPAKKPWGQTVAYVSDPDGHYIEICDAIS from the coding sequence ATGAAAATGAAATATACCATTCTATATGTAAACGATGTTGAGGCGAGCATTCATTTCTATCAGCATGTACTTGGTTTCCCTATTAAATTGAGAGTTGAATCCTATGTTGAGTTTGATACTGGAGAAGTGACCTTATCCATTAATTCGCGCCAAGATGTAAAAGATGCACTTGGATTACCTGTCCCAGAGGCGAATAGCTCGTCTCAAACCTTTGAGATTGGCTTTGTCGTCGACGATGTGGATCAAGCGATTGCGTCAATGAAAGAAAAAGGGGTACCTATCGTCAAAGAACCCGCAAAAAAACCATGGGGTCAAACCGTCGCTTATGTGTCTGATCCTGATGGTCATTACATTGAAATATGTGATGCCATCTCTTAA
- a CDS encoding excalibur calcium-binding domain-containing protein encodes MLKKIMVAVLSLGLLLSFTQVDTHTADAKTVKYKNCKALNKVYKGGVAISKNTKNKGGKTKYKPYASKALYLKNKHLDRDKDGIACER; translated from the coding sequence ATGTTGAAAAAAATCATGGTGGCTGTCTTGTCTTTAGGTCTTTTACTAAGCTTTACACAAGTTGACACTCACACAGCGGATGCAAAGACAGTCAAGTACAAAAACTGCAAAGCACTCAACAAGGTTTATAAAGGCGGAGTGGCGATCAGCAAAAATACGAAAAACAAAGGCGGCAAAACAAAGTACAAGCCTTATGCATCAAAAGCGCTTTACTTAAAAAATAAACACCTTGACCGCGATAAAGACGGCATTGCTTGTGAACGCTAA